The Channa argus isolate prfri chromosome 22, Channa argus male v1.0, whole genome shotgun sequence genome has a window encoding:
- the dclk1a gene encoding serine/threonine-protein kinase DCLK1a isoform X5 — protein sequence MEMEHFDERDKGQRHGRSSAKMNGVPSPTHSAHCSLYRTRTLKTLSTEKKAKKVRFYRNGDRYFNGIVYAISTDRFRTFDALLADLTRSLSDNVNLPQGVRTIYTLDGSKKITSIEQLVEGDSYVCSSNEAYKKLDYTKNVNPNWSVNVKASAAASRGPPSLSSSKAGASESREMKDFVRPKLVTVVRSGVKPRKAVRILLNKKTAHSYEQVLTDITDAIKLDSGVVKKIYTLEGKLVSCLQDFFGDEDIFVACGPEKFRYQDDLMLDESECRMMKSVTYAKMSGSLNRGSPRTIFQSQCSKSPASVNGTPASQLSTPHSGKSPSPSPTSPGSLSRRREKDKAVSEHRPTTS from the exons ATGGAGATGGAGCATTTCGACGAGCGGGACAAAGGTCAGAGGCACGGCCGCTCCAGTGCCAAGATGAACGGTGTGCCGAGTCCAACGCACAGCGCCCACTGCAGCCTGTACCGGACCCGGACCCTGAAAACTCTGAGCACGGAGAAGAAAGCCAAGAAGGTCCGCTTCTACCGCAACGGAGACCGGTACTTTAATGGGATAGTCTACGCCATCTCCACAGACAGGTTTCGGACCTTTGACGCCCTGCTGGCAGACCTGACCCGCTCCCTGTCCGACAATGTGAACCTGCCACAGGGTGTCCGGACCATCTACACCCTGGATGGCTCCAAGAAGATCACCAGTATTGAGCAGCTTGTAGAAG GTGACAGCTATGTCTGCAGCTCCAATGAAGCGTACAAAAAGTTGGATTACACAAAAAACGTGAACCCCAACTGGTCGGTGAATGTCAAGGCCTCAGCTGCAGCCTCCCGTGGGCCTCCGTCCTTGAGCAGCTCCAAGGCCGGTGCTTCAGAGAGCCGCGAAATGAAGGACTTCGTACGTCCAAAGCTCGTGACAGTGGTTCGAAGCGGAGTGAAGCCTCGCAAAGCTGTGCGGATCCTGCTGAACAAGAAAACGGCCCATTCCTATGAACAAGTCCTGACTGACATCACCGATGCCATCAAGCTCGACTCCGGAGTGGTGAAGAAGATCTACACACTGGAGGGAAAACTG GTGTCGTGTCTGCAAGACTTCTTTGGTGACGAGGACATATTTGTTGCATGCGGACCAGAGAAGTTCCGCTACCAAGACGACTTGATGCTGGATGAGAGCG AGTGTCGCATGATGAAGTCTGTGACCTATGCGAAGATGTCTGGCTCCCTGAACAGAGGTTCCCCCAGAACCATATTCCAGTCACAATGCAGCAAGTCCCCTGCGTCTG TAAATGGGACACCGGCCAGTCAGCTGTCCACTCCTCATTCGGGAAAATCTCCCAGCCCCTCCCCGACCAGCCCGGGTAGCCTCAGCCGACGCCGG GAAAAGGACAAAGCCGTGTCTGAGCATAGGCCGACTACATCTTAA